The segment TAAGctaataataaaaataaacaaaatatatatttactcaaagcaaataaaataaaaataaaataaaataaattgtaatTAGCTGAACCAAAGACTCTAAGAGACTTAGAGACACAATATAGGTATGCGGTAACACTCCTTGCCATGGTTATTAAGTTGCAGCAGtaattgaattttgattatttACCTTCATAACTTGGCTGCAATCTCCAGATGTTGTAATGGCGAACTCTGAAGATGAAGAGGATTCACCAACAACAGCAGAACCGTCCCTCTTCTCAAAAGGCGCCTTAAAGCAAAGGAAGAAAAAGGCAGCTCAACCAGAGCATCGGCCATCCCCACCCAAACCTAAAATTTTTACTTCCGACGAGTTAACGGGCTTTGAAGAGTTAGGGCTATCAGAATGGGCTGTACAGATATGCAGAGAGCTGGGCATGAAGCAGGCAACACCCGTTCAAAAACAATGCATTCCAGAAATCCTCAGAGGGAAGGACGTGATGGGCATAGCGCAGACGGGCAGCGGCAAGACGGCGGCATTTGCGCTGCCCATTCTGAACAAACTGGCGGAGAATCCGTATGGGGTGTTTGCACTGGTGATTACTCCTACGAGGGAATTGGCCTATCAGCTGGCGGAGCAATTCAGAGCCCTCGGCTCCCCACTTCATCTGCGCTGCACGGTGGTGGTGGGCGGGATGAATTTGATCACTCAGACCCAGGCCTTGATGGAGCGGCCACATGTTGTCATTGCCACGCCGGGCCGTTTGAAGTCTCTGCTTACGGAAAATCGTGACGTCCCTAATGTCCTTTCGAGGGCCAAGGTATGGCGGCGCTCTTCCGTTTTTCTATTCACTATTCAATTCTTAGTGTTTTCTAAGatttttagggtttaaggtttatgcaaTACTCAACGCTTGAGTGGGCTTAACAGCGAGTAGCCTGTTCTTAAGTGGGGGCTTTTTGAGGGTTTGGGGTTTAGGATTTTCTAGGGTATGGTATGTGTGCCTCCTGTGGGGGCGAGGTGGTGTTGTATACTGTGTCAGATGCGTGTTTGGCGCCACACAGCGTGGACCTTAAAAGGGCCATTCCTTTCTTTAGATTAGGGGTTTTTAGTACCTATTTGAAAGATTGCAGCCCTACAGTAAAACTGTAATATCAATTTCAAAGACTATAGCCCTAGAGTAAAATTCTAATGCACCAATGTCACACCTAGAATTGTCAATTGAAACCCTTACATCAACTTTCGACGTCCTAATGCCTCAATTTGGAATTAGAAGCCTTGTATCATACCACAAATCTCCAAACCGAAGCCCTACATATCCTGCTTTGAATAAAAGATCCACAAATAAAAACCTTAAATATCCAATTCGAAGCTCCACAATCGACAACTGTAATCCAGAATCATCTTGTTGTCCAGTTGTTAAAGGTTCTTGATTCAAATTGTAAAAATAGAGTTTTCCAAACAgaattatataattaaatgtttTCTGTGTCTATTAGAATTCAATTTATAAGAAGGAACTATTTCAATAATCATTCTGGTAAATCGGATAATGGACTTTCAAGATCCAAACGCCCTAAAATAATTGGTTCTGTGTGAATCTTGGGTAAGGTTGTGGGCTACCTTTGACTTGGTATGAATAAGCTCAAATCACAAATGTAAGATTTGTAAACCACCACCATCTCTTAATTTGCTACATAATCGTTACACCTGTTCCTATTTTTTTGATGCCATAAGTAATGGTGTGGAAACCTCAAAACTTATAAATTTTGGTTTTCTGAAATTTTTATGAATGTTTGGATGGACCTAGTTGTTGTTTACATTTATTTGTCAACTTAATTGTTGTTTGCATTATATACTACTGATTGACCATTGGAGTGCAGTTTCTTGTTTTGGATGAAGCAGATCGTGTGTTGGATGTGGGCTTTGAGGATGAACTAAAGGCAATATTTCAGTATTTGCCTAAAGAACGGCAAACCCTTTTGTTTTCAGCAACAATGACCGGTAATTTAAAAGCACTGCATGAGTTGTCTGGAGACAAGGCATACTTTTATGAAGCATATGAGGGGTTTAAGACAGTTGAATCTTTGAAGCAGCAGTATGTTTTTGTTCCTGAAAATGTAAAGGATGTGTATCTTGTCCACATTATTTCCACCATGGAAGATAATGGCATCAGGTCTGCCATGATTTTTGTTTCCACTTGCAGGTACTTTTCTTGATTTCAaccttcctttaaaatgttttagtTTCAATTTTATAAACCTGAATGAAGATACAAGTATTCCTAAGGATACAGTACATGCTTAATATGATTGgtgcatttttttttccaaatatggGTTGATGAGTCTTACAATGCTTTGGCATTTTTATTCTTTTTACTAGTTGTATACTAATTGTGCCCAATCTTCTCAAAGTGAGAGGTGAATAATGAGTATTTATGGGAACAGTTGATTTTTCAATTGCTCTTAGCATCTTTCTTCCTACTTTGGATGATAATCATTGAATCTGTCTTGACTTCATGTTTCCTAATGGCAAAATCCTGTGCCTGCTAAATTCCTTCTACAAGCACCCTAGCCTCAGCTTCATTATTTGTAGCCTTTAGGATGAAGGTGGATAAGGCCTCAGTTGTCACATGTCCAGCTGATCATTAATGCAGCCCATGTAAGGATTGCTTAGGTTGCCACTAGAATTTCCATCAAAATACAGCTTCAATGAAGAGCGCCAGAGAGGGGTTACATTTCATATGTTTCCTATTTACTTACGTTTTTCTCTTGCCCATATCTGGTGGACTTATAATCTTGATTCTTTTTTATAATGATTAGGATTTCTTTAATGTCAATAAAAATCCTTACATCAGATtctgaaaccctaattcctcattttGGAATTATATAGCCTTGTATTCATACCACAAATCCCCAAACCAAAGCTTCACCTATCCCGTGCTTCAATTAAAATTCCATAATTAAAAACCTTAAACATCCAATTTGAATCTCCACAATCTACAACAGTAATCCAGAATCATCTTGTTGCCTAGTTGTTAAAGGTCCTCGATTAAAATTGTAAGGAATAGACTTCTCTCCAAACAGGAGTAGATAATAAAATGTTTTCTGTGCCTATTATAATTCAGTTTATAAGAAGGAACTATTTCAATAATCATTCTGGTAAATGGGATATGCCCTTTCAAGATCCAAACGCTGTAAAATAAATGGTTCTGTCTGAATCTTGGGTGAGGTTGTGGGATACCTTTGTCCCAATGATTGAGATTTTTTCTTCTTGTTGCCATCACAGATAAAATCATTGCTTCAATATTTTGTAGTTAAGAGTATTCACTGAACGCGTGTGTACAAGATATTTCATAATTGAACAACAATATCATTTTAATTTGCAATTCTCACTAGCACATGCAttagaatatatattttttattataattttgcaATCAAATGCATGTGTTAGGATATTTCCTAAAATCTTATGAggaattatttatataaaaaaatagctCATTGAATAACAATAGGCACTTGTTGTGATCCTGTAATCTAAGAAACAACACCATTGACTTCTCCTTCTATGTTGGTGTTGTTATAGCCCCTTAACAACCTAGCAAACAAACCTAGATAGGTTTAAATAATTAATGACTATTTAAAACTATACTGTAACCTCAttattttatttcaccatttattaTGGGGTAATATAATTTCCTAACATTCCTTCCCTTATTACATGATCGTCTTGAGACTTGGAGAGAGTACATAGATATATGTGAATTGGAGTATATAGAGTTTTACGTGCATATATCTAATTGATGAATTTGGACTCATTCACAATTCATTGAGAAACATCTAGAATGTATGAGTGGGGCATACACTGTAGTTGAGAGTTGAGACATAAACTTGAGTAAATAATTCTGCACTCAGCTGTTTACCTTAAAATACCTCGAGTGCGAATAGGGATACATTCAATTATTTGCAACACCCAATAGCAAGAGTGGCCTGACATGGCTTCTTTAATGGGAATAGGTTCATTGGATGCATGAATAGGGACACACTTAGTTGTTCATGACAAAACTCCATATGTGAATAGGGGCACACCTATGTTCCACTAAGTTTCTAGGATGGGGATGGCGGTTGCATTTTTGAGATAGCTGGGATGGGAGTCCATTTTTTTAAGGGATAACAATTAAGAATAGGGAAAATTCAAAAATAGAGGAAATTCAAATGTTCATATGATAaggtattcacaatattcattatataactatattatgAAACATTAGAGCTGAATTGAGAATTCATAAGTCAACTTAAAAATTAACAGTATTTCAAATTCTAATCCTTCAGGTTTTTATCATCAATGCGCACATCCAACAAAATGAAAAGGCTGAAAGGCTACAACTACAAAATGACAACGTAGACAATCTGCCTTTGCCTTTGCcttatcttcatctaaatcaaaatCAGAGTTTGAATTTAAGTCAATGTCAATATGAGGGAGAGCCTCATTCGATGGAATCCCAACTAATCCCTCATGTGCCACCTCCCCATTAATCTTTGTGGCATCTTCGAGATCAAAATCCTATCACGCAACTAGAATTTTTTGATAGTCGGGAGTCTATAGATCTTGAAGTTACAAGGTATTATGCACAACCGCCAACTTCTCCATTTGTCGAGAGGTAAGCCTATTCGTTTTGATTGATTGAACGAAACCATATCTAGACCAACTTCTCTTTACAATAGAGGAACAAGCAACTTGTGAAATGATGAAGTGGCAAGCATCCTCAATTCTATTGTATCATTGCCATGCCATGTCCACCATCCAATAGAGCTAGTTTGAGCTAATCTAGCTCTATCTTACCTTGCTGTTGGGTTGTTAAATGTTGGACCTTAAAGATTGATAAAGGCAAGTCATTGTGTTTGAAGTAAAGTTGCCTCCTTATTGCTATATATCTTTCAAAGGGCCTTCATGACCCCTTCTAtcacctcttcatcattagaaggaGGCACTCTCCCAAGGTTTAgtgcataccatttgggatttaGACCATAAAGTGAGGTGTTCATAGTGTTCTCTTGCCATGTTACAATGGGCTTGACATGCTCCTCACATAATCCCAAATTAGGATCTTTGCAATGAATTGCTAGCTTCATTTGCCCAAGCATGCTATCAAATGTTTTGTAAATTTTTCCAAAACTAGGAGAGTCTACTTTAGCATATCTAGAGATCAACATACAATAGGTAAGATGGAACAAACATATCTGTGACAAACAATTTCAACAAAGAATAAGACTCAAATGGCAAAGAGTGAATGCTATtacaaaaaaggaaaataaaatttacaagttacaaacattaatatttaaatataataataaaatcagAAATTTCTTACCTTACTATGGAACACCAATAATCCTCATTAGAAGGAGGCACTCTCCCAAGCTTTAGTGCATACCATTTGGGAGTTAGAGCATATAGGCTACCATATAaagctatgttaccccgagtttccgagaCGACAaagttttttgccaattttggggacgactacttaaaatatagggaaaatttaaaatttcatatgaaaaatagataaagcatgtatatatagattatattcatatgaaaacatggataaagcagctatatgtacattatagaaccttaaaatactacatttgtgttcagaattcattgtcaatactcaatatacattcataattcagaattcattgtcaatactcaatatgcattcataattgtgttggtgttggaaataagccacacccggaccgacgatggactggtccaagaggggctagtagctcagtggtagagcacttcagcagcgtatggaaggtcctaggttcaagtcctagctggtccatgtctcaacatggtatcagagccaagtccaggctacaagccccaagcacacgagaggtgtggcttaagggggggtgttggtgttggaaataaaccacacccggaccgacgatggactggtccaagaggggccagtagctcagtggtagagcactccagcagcgtatggaaggtcttaggtttgagtcctagctggtccatgtctcaacaaattgaaatttcattgtcaatatgccaacacTTGTTTGATTTGCTGAAAATTTGATTGCTCTGCTTAAACAATTATCGCGAGAAATATGTTTTTATCACCCATATCACATATCCTTCCCttttaaatatatgaatatcatATGGTAAGAGATGAAATAGTTATATCTTTCCCTTTTAAAGTTTTAAAtatattgttagagttatcatgtattagctaataattatttatttaattatatgtctattatcctctacacttaagctaaacttaggcatttaataatattgtaggtatttaattattaaatacacattatccctttagggttgcacaactttagggttgcataatattcttttataaggattgtattgtatttctttattcaattccctctctaaatgataatctttttctttagagccat is part of the Cryptomeria japonica chromosome 10, Sugi_1.0, whole genome shotgun sequence genome and harbors:
- the LOC131030885 gene encoding DEAD-box ATP-dependent RNA helicase 36, with amino-acid sequence MANSEDEEDSPTTAEPSLFSKGALKQRKKKAAQPEHRPSPPKPKIFTSDELTGFEELGLSEWAVQICRELGMKQATPVQKQCIPEILRGKDVMGIAQTGSGKTAAFALPILNKLAENPYGVFALVITPTRELAYQLAEQFRALGSPLHLRCTVVVGGMNLITQTQALMERPHVVIATPGRLKSLLTENRDVPNVLSRAKFLVLDEADRVLDVGFEDELKAIFQYLPKERQTLLFSATMTGNLKALHELSGDKAYFYEAYEGFKTVESLKQQYVFVPENVKDVYLVHIISTMEDNGIRSAMIFVSTCRTCHLLSLLLEEVGLEAVALHSLKTQSSRLAAVHRFKSGQVPILLATDVASRGLDIPTVDLVINYDIPRYPRDYVHRVGRTARAGRVGQAVSIVTQYQVKLIHEIEAVIGKQLEEYDCKEDEVLKGITQVYKAKRMATMRMVDDGFEDKAKEKKEIKLKMLVERGLLSKDHKKKRKRKNGDK